A region from the Kribbella shirazensis genome encodes:
- a CDS encoding LysR family transcriptional regulator: MDIRQLRCLVEIVDSGTFTDAAIELGISQAAVSRNLLALERELGVRLLHRTSRSLTPTTAGVRVLARARHILAEIDELVSEATSGHTRLRVGHAWSAFGSHTREFQRRWAAEHPGIELQLVRANTATGGLAEGLCDLAVVRSHLDVRRFAHVLLTQEPRYCALPADDPLTRKRAVTLDQLRERTLVIDRRTGSTTVDLWPDAARPAIEYTQDVDDWLAAIASGRCVGMTAQATTTQYRREGVTYRRVRDVPPIDVHLIWHREDPHPATQAAVDLLTELYRGSSNPSS, translated from the coding sequence ATGGATATCCGGCAGCTGCGGTGCCTCGTGGAGATCGTGGACTCCGGGACGTTCACCGACGCCGCGATCGAGCTGGGGATCTCGCAGGCGGCGGTGTCACGCAACCTGCTGGCGCTGGAACGCGAACTCGGTGTCCGCCTGCTGCACCGGACCAGCCGCTCGCTCACGCCCACCACGGCCGGCGTCCGGGTCCTCGCCCGGGCGCGGCACATCCTTGCCGAGATCGACGAGCTGGTCAGCGAGGCGACGAGCGGTCACACCCGGCTCCGGGTGGGCCATGCGTGGTCGGCGTTCGGCAGCCACACCCGCGAGTTCCAGCGGCGGTGGGCGGCCGAGCATCCCGGCATCGAGCTCCAACTGGTCCGCGCCAACACGGCGACCGGCGGACTCGCGGAGGGCCTGTGCGATCTCGCGGTGGTACGCAGCCACCTGGACGTCCGGCGGTTCGCGCACGTTCTGCTGACACAGGAGCCGCGGTACTGCGCGCTGCCCGCCGACGACCCGCTCACGCGCAAACGGGCCGTGACGCTGGATCAGCTCCGCGAGCGGACCCTGGTCATCGATCGCCGAACCGGGAGCACCACGGTCGACCTCTGGCCGGACGCCGCCCGCCCGGCGATCGAGTACACGCAGGACGTCGACGATTGGCTGGCCGCGATCGCCTCCGGCCGCTGCGTCGGTATGACGGCCCAGGCGACCACGACGCAGTACCGCCGTGAGGGCGTCACGTACCGCCGCGTGCGGGATGTGCCGCCGATCGACGTACACCTGATCTGGCACCGCGAGGACCCACACCCGGCGACCCAGGCCGCCGTGGACCTGCTCACGGAGCTCTACCGCGGATCGAGCAACCCCAGCAGCTGA
- the rpoZ gene encoding DNA-directed RNA polymerase subunit omega has translation MSGNQPVAIGITSPPIDDLLTHTDSKYKLVLYSAKRARQINAYYSQLGEGLLEYVGPLVETHVQEKPLSIAMREINEGVLTCTDIDPEAEAEAAAAAEKSE, from the coding sequence TTGTCTGGCAACCAGCCCGTCGCCATCGGCATCACGTCCCCGCCGATCGACGACCTGCTCACCCACACCGACTCCAAGTACAAGCTGGTGCTGTACTCGGCCAAGCGGGCGCGGCAGATCAACGCCTACTACTCGCAGCTCGGCGAGGGCCTGCTGGAGTACGTCGGACCGCTGGTCGAGACGCACGTCCAGGAGAAGCCGCTGTCGATCGCGATGCGCGAGATCAACGAGGGCGTGCTGACCTGCACCGACATCGACCCCGAGGCCGAGGCGGAAGCCGCCGCGGCCGCGGAGAAGTCCGAGTAG
- the gmk gene encoding guanylate kinase has product MTTHAGNSSNEPAAAPDPARLTVLAGPTAVGKGTVAADIRERFPDIWISVSATTRKPRPNEVHGVHYLFVSDAEFDRMIADGELLEWAVVHKAARYGTPKQPVLDQLAAGRPALLEIDLQGARQVRETMPEAQFVFLAPPSWDELVRRLLYRGTETPEERERRLETATVELAAEKEFDVTIVNASVREAADQLVKLIRSPSISGKS; this is encoded by the coding sequence ATGACGACGCACGCGGGAAACAGTTCGAACGAGCCGGCGGCGGCTCCCGACCCGGCGCGGCTCACCGTGCTGGCCGGACCGACCGCCGTGGGGAAGGGGACCGTCGCGGCCGACATCCGCGAGCGGTTCCCGGACATCTGGATCTCGGTGTCGGCGACCACCCGCAAACCCCGGCCGAACGAGGTGCACGGCGTGCACTACCTGTTCGTCTCGGACGCGGAGTTCGACCGGATGATCGCCGACGGCGAGCTGCTCGAGTGGGCCGTGGTGCACAAGGCGGCCCGCTACGGTACGCCGAAGCAACCGGTGCTCGACCAGCTGGCCGCGGGCCGGCCCGCCCTGCTCGAGATCGACCTGCAGGGCGCTCGCCAGGTCCGCGAGACGATGCCGGAGGCACAGTTCGTGTTCCTGGCCCCGCCGAGCTGGGACGAGCTCGTACGGCGCCTGCTGTACCGCGGCACGGAGACGCCGGAGGAGCGCGAGCGGCGGCTGGAGACCGCGACGGTCGAGCTCGCGGCCGAGAAGGAGTTCGACGTGACGATCGTGAACGCCTCGGTTCGGGAGGCCGCCGATCAGTTGGTAAAGTTGATCCGATCACCCTCCATCTCTGGAAAGAGCTGA
- a CDS encoding EamA family transporter → MRRDRLVGVAMMLGSGLSTQVGASGAALAFPVIGPAGVVAIRQWVAAIVLLAVGRPRLRSITARQWRPVIGLAAVFAVMNLSLYTAIDRVGLGLAVTLEFLGPLAVALLGSRRVLDLVCALVVAPAVVLLARPQATTDYLGIGLGLLAALCWALYILLNRVVGRELPGATGSAAAAALSGLVYVPVGVVVLLHHPVTLAAASYALVAGVLSSAVPFLVDLLTLRRVPAQFFGAFMSVNPVLAALVGLLVLHQRLAMVDWLAILVIVSANAVAVTFGGPRPAVPAVDSKADVADHSPVPVGQCDVLHGVPELAVTPPFGKVSADGEQQSSRVTQ, encoded by the coding sequence GTGAGGCGAGATCGGTTGGTCGGTGTGGCGATGATGCTCGGCAGCGGGCTGTCGACGCAGGTCGGCGCGTCCGGGGCGGCGCTGGCGTTCCCCGTGATCGGCCCGGCGGGCGTCGTGGCGATCCGGCAATGGGTGGCCGCGATCGTGCTGCTCGCGGTCGGCCGACCCCGGCTGCGGTCGATCACGGCTCGGCAGTGGCGGCCGGTGATCGGCCTGGCGGCGGTGTTCGCGGTGATGAACCTGTCGCTGTACACGGCCATCGACCGGGTGGGTCTCGGCCTGGCCGTCACGCTGGAGTTCCTGGGGCCGCTGGCGGTCGCGCTGCTGGGTTCGCGGCGGGTCCTCGACCTGGTGTGCGCGCTGGTCGTCGCGCCGGCCGTCGTACTGCTGGCGCGGCCGCAGGCGACGACGGACTACCTCGGCATCGGGCTCGGCCTGCTGGCCGCGCTGTGCTGGGCGCTCTACATCCTGCTCAACCGCGTCGTCGGGAGAGAGTTGCCAGGCGCAACTGGTTCGGCTGCCGCGGCGGCTCTGTCCGGACTCGTCTACGTCCCGGTCGGCGTGGTCGTGCTGCTGCACCACCCCGTGACGCTCGCCGCCGCGTCGTACGCGCTGGTGGCCGGCGTGCTGTCGTCCGCCGTACCGTTCCTCGTCGATCTGTTGACGTTGCGCCGGGTGCCGGCGCAGTTCTTCGGGGCGTTCATGAGTGTGAACCCGGTCCTCGCGGCCCTCGTCGGGCTGCTGGTGCTGCACCAGCGGCTCGCGATGGTGGACTGGCTGGCGATCCTCGTGATCGTGTCCGCGAACGCCGTCGCCGTCACGTTCGGCGGTCCGCGCCCCGCCGTACCTGCAGTGGACTCGAAGGCCGACGTGGCAGATCACAGCCCGGTTCCAGTCGGGCAGTGCGACGTTCTTCACGGCGTGCCGGAGCTTGCGGTGACCCCGCCGTTCGGAAAGGTATCGGCGGACGGGGAGCAACAGTCTTCCCGCGTGACACAGTGA
- the mihF gene encoding integration host factor, actinobacterial type yields the protein MPLPTLTPEQRAAALDKAAAARRERAEIKNRIRHSGASPTEVLHEGQTNDVIGKMRVSQLLQCIPGVGKVRAQQIMERAGISETRRVRGLGSNQIAALEREFAE from the coding sequence GTGCCACTTCCTACTTTGACCCCGGAGCAGCGTGCGGCGGCTCTGGACAAGGCCGCGGCGGCGCGGCGCGAACGAGCCGAGATCAAGAACCGGATCCGGCACTCCGGAGCGTCGCCGACGGAGGTGCTCCATGAGGGGCAGACGAACGACGTGATCGGCAAGATGCGGGTCAGCCAGCTGCTGCAGTGCATCCCGGGGGTCGGCAAGGTCCGCGCCCAGCAGATCATGGAGCGCGCGGGTATCTCGGAGACGCGCCGGGTGCGCGGCCTCGGTTCGAACCAGATCGCCGCGCTCGAGCGCGAATTCGCCGAGTGA